A genomic segment from Oncorhynchus clarkii lewisi isolate Uvic-CL-2024 chromosome 12, UVic_Ocla_1.0, whole genome shotgun sequence encodes:
- the LOC139422741 gene encoding ribosome-recycling factor, mitochondrial-like: MTLSLLGLMRPALCRSLVPMVRSPQLVVISRVQLLLPNIFHQNMVPPAASCVRFYATKKSKAKAAKGQASKVNINSSLVEDIISLEETKEDMAAVLTTLKDDFSRNLSIRTSPGALDHIVVSTADGKFPLNQLGQISMKSPQLIVVNMTGFPEAVAAATRALRESSMKLNPEVDGTIIRVAIPKVTREHRENLAKLAKQFGNKAKESLRRVRSNAITQVKKAKDTVSEDTIRLVEKQVGQMADSFAADVDKQLTTKTKELLG; encoded by the exons ATGACACTGAGTCTGCTGGGCCTAATGCGGCCGGCTTTGTGCCGATCCCTCGTCCCCATGGTGAGGTCTCCTCAGCTGGTAGTCATCTCCAGGGTCCAACTGCTGCTCCCAAATATCTTTCATCAAAACATGGTCCCCCCTGCTGCCTCCTGCGTACGCTTCTACGCCACCAAGAAGAGTAAAG CTAAGGCAGCAAAGGGCCAGGCTTCCAAAGTGAACATCAACTCCTCGCTGGTGGAGGACATCATCAGTCTGGAGGAAACGAAGGAGGATATGGCAGCCGTCCTCACCACCCTGAAGGACGACTTCAGCCGCAACCTGAGCATCAGAACCTCTCCAG GAGCTCTGGATCACATCGTGGTGTCCACGGCAGACGGCAAGTTCCCACTGAACCAGCTGGGTCAGATCTCCATGAAGTCCCCTCAGCTCATCGTGGTCAACATGACTGGTTTCCCAGAG GCTGTGGCTGCTGCCACCCGCGCCCTACGAGAGAGCAGCATGAAACTCAACCCTGAGGTGGACGGAACCATAATCAGGGTGGCCATTCCCAA GGTGACGCGGGAACACAGGGAGAACCTGGCTAAGCTAGCTAAGCAGTTCGGTAACAAGGCCAAGGAGTCTCTGAGGAGGGTGAGGTCCAACGCTATCACTCAGGTGAAGAAGGCCAAGGACACCGTCTCCGAGGACACCATCCGATTGGTGGAGAAACAG GTTGGGCAGATGGCGGACAGCTTTGCAGCAGATGTAGACAAGCAGTTGACTACCAAGACGAAAGAGCTGCTGGGGTGA
- the LOC139422743 gene encoding progestin and adipoQ receptor family member 3-like isoform X1 produces the protein MPHKLLKLLLGSYQWLASYWPVLMPRGIRLYTFEQIPLFMKENPYITDGYRARLQSKLCLKSIFVLSNETVNIWTHLLGFLLFFLLGVNDMSTVLPASGANREDYVIYCIALFCFQVCMLCSAGYHMFSCHLSEKTCHRWLALDFVGISVGILGCYIPGVFYAFYCITFWRQVYLVTALALILAVFLAQIHPHYHSKEWRHQRTAIFCSVAGYGIIPAGHWVWLNEGLGSAVVQLFLPRVIVMYLIAGAAFLFYISKIPERCFPGQLNYLGASHQVWHVLVVFLLYWWHQTAVYIMKFRHSQPCPPFYTQPGLID, from the exons ATGCCTCATAAACTCCTCAAGTTACTCCTGGGAAGTTACCAGTGGCTGGCCAGTTACTGGCCCGTCCTTATGCCGAGGGGAATCCGCCTGTACACATTTGAACAGATCCCGTTATTCATGAAAGAAAACCCATACATTACAGATGGATACAGAGCCCGTTTACAATCCAAACTTTGTTTAAAAAG CATCTTTGTGCTGTCCAATGAAACAGTCAACATATGGACTCATCTGTTGGGCTTCCTCCTGTTCTTCCTACTGGGGGTGAATGACATGTCTACAGTCCTGCCGGCTTCAGGTGCCAACAGAGAAGACTATGTCATCTACTGCATAGCACTCTTCTGCTTTCag GTGTGTATGCTGTGTTCTGCAGGGTATCACATGTTCTCCTGCCACCTCTCAGAGAAGACGTGTCACCGCTGGTTGGCGCTGGACTTCGTTGGAATCTCTGTGGGAATCCTGGGCTGTTACATTCCAGGGGTCTTCTATGCCTTCTACTGCATCACT TTCTGGAGACAGGTGTACCTGGTGACTGCTCTAGCGTTGATATTGGCCGTGTTCCTAGCTCAGATCCACCCTCACTACCACTCTAAGGAGTGGCGACACCAGCGTACTGCTATCTTCTGCTCCGTGGCTGGCTACGGGATCATCCCCGCCGGCCACTGGGTCTGGCTCAATGAAGGCCTCGGCTCAGCTGTCGTCCAG TTGTTCCTCCCTCGTGTGATTGTGATGTATTTGATAGCTGGAGCTGCGTTCCTCTTTTACATCTCTAAAATCCCAGAACGCTGCTTCCCAG GTCAACTGAACTATCTGGGTGCCAGCCACCAGGTGTGGCATGTCCTTGTGGTGTTTTTGCTCTACTGGTGGCACCAGACTGCAGTATATATAATGAAATTCAGGCACAGCCAGCCATGCCCTCCTTTCTacactcagcctggtctcatagactag
- the LOC139422742 gene encoding annexin A3b — MANVWGDLDLLLDSPSSLTVTSPARGTIKEKAGFKAAEDVVALRKAIEGIGTTEKTLVEVLTGRSNAQRQLICKAYQEAANRTLVDDLKGDTHGDFEDLLVALVTPPALFDCHEVIRAIKGPGTTEATLTEIFASRSNKQIKALSDAYLAETGRSMTHDLKSEVSGDYATTLLILAEGKRDESTNVDPAKAKADAKALYEAGEKKWGTDESKFIDILCHRSVPQLRQTLVEYKALSNKTLQESIEREMSGNLEDLLVAIVKCVKSVPAYLAERLFKSTKGVGTTESILTRIMVGRSEMDMLDIRAEFKKLFGCSLYSTIKSETAGSYGQALLKLCGEDD; from the exons atggccaatgttTGG GGTGACTTGGATCTCCTTTTGGATTCACCTTCCTCTTTGACAGTAACG TCTCCCGCCCGAGGAACCATTAAAGAGAAAGCGGGATTCAAAGCAGCAGAAGATGTAGTTGCTCTACGGAAGGCCATAGAGGGAATAG GTACCACTGAGAAGACTCTAGTTGAAGTTCTAACCGGGAGGAGCAATGCCCAGCGTCAGCTCATCTGTAAAGCGTACCAGGAAGCTGCCAACAGG acatTAGTGGATGACCTGAAGGGGGACACCCATGGGGACTTTGAGGACTTGTTGGTTGCTCTTGTCACCCCTCCTGCTCTTTTCGACTGTCATGAGGTCATCAGAGCCATCAAG ggtcctgGGACAACTGAGGCGACTTTAACAGAGATATTTGCCTCAAGATCCAACAAGCAAATCAAGGCTCTATCTGATGCTTACTTAGCAG AAACTGGGCGATCGATGACTCATGACCTCAAGTCTGAGGTATCTGGGGACTATGCTACAACACTTCTCATCTTGGCTGAG GGAAAGCGAGATGAGAGTACGAATGTGGACCCGGCTAAAGCTAAAGCGGACGCTAAG gCCCTTTACGAGGCAGGAGAGAAGAAGTGGGGGACTGATGAAAGCAAGTTCATTGACATCCTGTGTCACCGGAGTGTTCCTCAGCTGAGACAGA CCCTAGTGGAGTATAAGGCCCTGAGTAACAAAACTCTGCAGGAGAGCATTGAGAGGGAGATGTCAGGGAATCTAGAGGATCTACTGGTGGCTATTG TGAAATGTGTGAAGAGTGTTCCTGCCTACCTGGCTGAGAGACTGTTCAAAAGCACAAAG GGCGTGGGGACCACCGAGTCCATTCTGACCAGGATCATGGTTGGCCGCTCTGAGATGGACATGCTGGACATCAGGGCAGAGTTTAAAAAGCTGTTTGGCTGTTCTCTCTACTCCACCATCAAG TCTGAAACTGCTGGAAGTTATGGACAAGCTCTGCTGAAGCTGTGTGGGGAAGACGATTAA
- the LOC139422743 gene encoding progestin and adipoQ receptor family member 3-like isoform X2, with protein MSTVLPASGANREDYVIYCIALFCFQVCMLCSAGYHMFSCHLSEKTCHRWLALDFVGISVGILGCYIPGVFYAFYCITFWRQVYLVTALALILAVFLAQIHPHYHSKEWRHQRTAIFCSVAGYGIIPAGHWVWLNEGLGSAVVQLFLPRVIVMYLIAGAAFLFYISKIPERCFPGQLNYLGASHQVWHVLVVFLLYWWHQTAVYIMKFRHSQPCPPFYTQPGLID; from the exons ATGTCTACAGTCCTGCCGGCTTCAGGTGCCAACAGAGAAGACTATGTCATCTACTGCATAGCACTCTTCTGCTTTCag GTGTGTATGCTGTGTTCTGCAGGGTATCACATGTTCTCCTGCCACCTCTCAGAGAAGACGTGTCACCGCTGGTTGGCGCTGGACTTCGTTGGAATCTCTGTGGGAATCCTGGGCTGTTACATTCCAGGGGTCTTCTATGCCTTCTACTGCATCACT TTCTGGAGACAGGTGTACCTGGTGACTGCTCTAGCGTTGATATTGGCCGTGTTCCTAGCTCAGATCCACCCTCACTACCACTCTAAGGAGTGGCGACACCAGCGTACTGCTATCTTCTGCTCCGTGGCTGGCTACGGGATCATCCCCGCCGGCCACTGGGTCTGGCTCAATGAAGGCCTCGGCTCAGCTGTCGTCCAG TTGTTCCTCCCTCGTGTGATTGTGATGTATTTGATAGCTGGAGCTGCGTTCCTCTTTTACATCTCTAAAATCCCAGAACGCTGCTTCCCAG GTCAACTGAACTATCTGGGTGCCAGCCACCAGGTGTGGCATGTCCTTGTGGTGTTTTTGCTCTACTGGTGGCACCAGACTGCAGTATATATAATGAAATTCAGGCACAGCCAGCCATGCCCTCCTTTCTacactcagcctggtctcatagactag